gggaaggagggagtacatgctcagGGAAACCGAAACCACTATCTCCACAAGGCAGTTAATGTATGACTAACCCCATTAAACATTCTTCTTCTATTTACCATTACTTTCTTATGTATGACTAACCGCTCTATGGTGGTGCAGGAGGAGAAACTGAAGCGGCCGCTCTCACACATGCAGGCGTGGGAGATCGCCCATACGCGGAAGGACCCCAAGCCTGGCGAGCCCAAGTACTACGGCAAGAAGACCGCGCATAGGAAGAAGGCCTACTCCGATGGGTATCTGGCGTTACATCCTGACACACCTGACCCCATTGCAGCGGATCTGGACGAAAGGGTGGTGGTGGGCATGGGGCCGAAGGAGCACGGTCGGGAGGCGGTTCTCGATGCTGTGATCACTCCGTCTATCTCCTACACACAGCTCCGTCGGATCGACCCGACCCTGAGCCAGCGCACGAGCACGCACATGAGCAGTGCACCGTCACTGTCCCTCTTTCAGGAGCAGCAAACTGTAAGTATTTTCCCTTTTATCTTCATTGTTCCCTTTATTTTCCGCATTTAGTAGTTTTATGAGTCTCATCATGTCATACTGTAGGCCTACATGGAGTACACACGccaggagaccatggcgtggcaCGACCGCCTTCATGCATACCATCAGCAGAGGGATCGCGAGATGCAGCACGCTTTTCAGGAAATGGCGGCCGGCAGGTGTCCTCAATGGCCATCAGCAGAGGGTCCTCCAGCACAACTAGTGCTGCTGACCTTTGAGGAGTTTGTGGCACAGAACGCTGGCCCCTCGCCGGTTAGTTCATCCCCAATCAATTCACCCAAAGCATGTCATGCCTTTCAACACAATCTTATATCCCGTTAATATATATTTTCAACATCCAGGGAACAGGTGCATCTACCGTTGCCGGTGGTCTTCGCAACACTCCCGAGACACGGAGCCCGACCACTCCGAtccacggaggcggaggcggaggcggacgTGGAGGCGGTCTTTGCGGTAGCGCTGCCGCTAGCAGTGACGACCTGGGCTTCTTCGGTCTTGGCGGTGACGACCTCCGCGGTGCTCGACGTCCTGGCGCTTAAGCCTTTCTCGATGCTATGATACTTGTATGCTTGTTCTCGATGCTATGATACTTGTATGCTTGCGATGTTTCTTATCTTATTGTTGTTTGTGAGATTCTTATATGCTTTGTGGTGATGATACTTATATGTGTGATGCTTTGCGATGCTTCTTAGCGATGCCAATTTGTTGTGTGATGCTGTGTATATGCTGTTTGTTATATATGCTGTTTGTTATATATTCAAATGAATTGAGctgaaaagaaacagaaaaaagaaaaaaaaactcgacagaatctatgccgacggcctagccgtcggcataggcctggcgtgagctcccagtggccgacacgtggcacgtctatgccgacggcctagccgtcggcttagtttgaaactatgccgacggctaggccgtcggcaaaGACCTGCCCCAGGAGCGCCCAGTTTCTGACACGTGGcgtgtctatgccgacggcctagccgtcggcataatttcaaactaagccgacggctaggccgtcggcatagacacgCCCATGCTGAACGGCGTCTCGCCACGTGGCGAGAAGCCATTGGGCAGCACTTGACGGCGGCCGCCGTTAGGCGATGACGTtgccgacggccagggccgtcggcatagatgtacgGCCACCGTCGGGATAggatctatgccgacggcttttctatgccgacggtcatcctggctacgccgacggatattttgccgacggccctatgccgacgggggccgtcggcataggcctgacCCGACAGCTAGTCATGGCTATGCCGGcggccctggccgtcggcatagggtgcGATTCCGGTAGTGGCACCCACGTCCTCCACTCCCGCACGGTTTCATCAGACAAGGTATTCTTGGAAAAATCCTGATAATGCTTGTTTTGAGTTGAAGTGGAGGTAACACTTGGAATTACATGGAAGTTAGAACACTTGTGCACTAGTGGAAAAGGGCCTAATGTTcagctcattagtcccggtttgtatttgagctggcactaatgtgaccattagtgccggttccaacagCTAGGCGggccgctctcattagtaccggttcgtgccaaacttttagcaccggttcgtgccacgaaccggtactaaagagagtggtagcaggatgttgtcagtctggggcccctccagcacctttagtaccggttcgtagcacgaaccggtactaaaggtcgtcctatataaacccttcgtccacctgCGATCGAGCTCGCTCTGTTTCTCCCCTTCCACCTCTGccctctgttcttcccctctacatcgagctcatcacacattttgcccaaattttgtcaagatttgaaggcccccatccattcaagtGATCTAAAAGGAAAGCAaatttgtcct
The sequence above is a segment of the Aegilops tauschii subsp. strangulata cultivar AL8/78 chromosome 6, Aet v6.0, whole genome shotgun sequence genome. Coding sequences within it:
- the LOC120967341 gene encoding uncharacterized protein, with amino-acid sequence MQYEVRYVAISTYYHDYLGVKMTKEEARRMGITLERDEFLAVCPNWCYGKDESWAALVDLWCDEAGAWAAMRVKNKANRGKEGVHAQGNRNHYLHKAVNAWEIAHTRKDPKPGEPKYYGKKTAHRKKAYSDGYLALHPDTPDPIAADLDERVVVGMGPKEHGREAVLDAVITPSISYTQLRRIDPTLSQRTSTHMSSAPSLSLFQEQQTAYMEYTRQETMAWHDRLHAYHQQRDREMQHAFQEMAAGRCPQWPSAEGPPAQLVLLTFEEFVAQNAGPSPGTGASTVAGGLRNTPETRSPTTPIHGGGGGGGRGGGLCGSAAASSDDLGFFGLGGDDLRGARRPGA